The region GACGACCTGGATGGGGTCCGCGAAGGATCCACGGACGGTCTCGCTGACCGTCTACTGGGAGGCAGGGAAGGCGCTGGTGACGACGTCAGCCGGGTCCGGGTCGACGGGGTCACGACCCAGGACGCCCAGCCCGATCGCGTGCTCGCCAAGGTGGCGGTCCGGCGCGCCACCTCGGCCGGCGAGCGCCTGGAGGTGGTCACGATCGTGGTCGCCCGTGCCGACGGCGGGTGGCTCGTCGAGGACGCCGCGTTCTGACCCGGGGGAGCGATGATCAAGCGGCTGGTCGTGCTGGCGGCCTTCGGCCTGGTCGGGCTCCTGCTCCTCCCGGTCGCGGTCATCGCGACGGCCAACGCGCAGGCCACAATCGCCGGAGCGCCGTCGGCCGAGGCGGTCGACGACATCCCGGCTCGGCTGCTCGCGCTCTACCAGCAGGCCGTCGTTGACCGCTGCCCCACGCTGCCATGGAGCGTGGTCGCGGGCATCGGGAAGGTCGAGTCCAACCATGCCCGGCTCGGCGGCGTCGAGCTACACGACGGCACGGTCTCGCCGCCGATCATCGGCGTGGGGCTCGGCGGCTCCGGCGGCACTCAGGAGATTCGCGACAGCGACGGCGGCCTGTACGACAACGACGAGATCTACGACCGCGCCGTGGGGCCGATGCAGTTCATCCCGCAGACGTGGGCCTCCGTCGGCATGGACGGCGACCGCAACGGCGTGGCCGACCCGCACGACGTCGACGACGCCGTCCCGTCAGCGGCGGCTTACTTGTGCGGCGCCGGTGGTGGCGACCCGGCGCGGTTGCGCCAGGCGATCTGGACCTACAACCACAGCTGGGAGTACGTCGACGAGGTGCTCGCCTGGGCCGCCCGCTACGCGACGCTCACGCCAGCCGGCCCAGCCGATCCGGTGCTGATCGCGGC is a window of Actinomycetota bacterium DNA encoding:
- a CDS encoding lytic transglycosylase domain-containing protein, which translates into the protein MIKRLVVLAAFGLVGLLLLPVAVIATANAQATIAGAPSAEAVDDIPARLLALYQQAVVDRCPTLPWSVVAGIGKVESNHARLGGVELHDGTVSPPIIGVGLGGSGGTQEIRDSDGGLYDNDEIYDRAVGPMQFIPQTWASVGMDGDRNGVADPHDVDDAVPSAAAYLCGAGGGDPARLRQAIWTYNHSWEYVDEVLAWAARYATLTPAGPADPVLIAAVLGSPRLEIYEAGRQDIQAGRIDNRVLAVLLRATEQWTLSVSSLQTGHSKCVGGGSYEGCSISNHWYGRAFDVYRVNGELVTATNTEAYAFTVWLSALEAEIRPDEIGSPWPALAGLPGYFHDAAHLDHVHAGHD